One Asterias rubens chromosome 8, eAstRub1.3, whole genome shotgun sequence genomic window, attgatttattgtgtgacatcacacttttctTAGCATTTTAGATTGACACAAATGTTAAGATAAGTCTTGGCTCTTTATGAAACAGAGCctgaaataattgtttataCAAAGCTTCTTCCTTTTGTTGCTTTTGCACTCTTCCCCTTTGTTTTCTGTGCAGCTAAGTTTTTGTCTTATTTTGTTATGACACATGTTGTGTATCAATTTTGTGGTTATTTGTAATGTAAATTTTATAAAACCTATTTTGCAAATTTATAAAACCTATTATGTGTCATGTTAGTGTTGGAAATTTATGagttaacaaataatatatgaTGAATATATATGTTAGTTTATAGGTTAGCAAGGACCAAAGtagtttaatatttttaaattaaatattcaaaaattacTGTGATAACAACTAAACTGACTCAATATATTACACGTTGTAATTTATAGGCAGTGGATTTCTATACCAAGACGTTGGAGCATAATCCAAAGGATGAGTCAGCTGTTCTCAACAGAGGAATAACAAAGGTATCAAAATCAGGAATTCTCAAGatactatttgtaattattacTGTAGTGCTTGGTTAAACTTGTTCTGGCTTGCACTTTTGCAATAGAAATAACTTTGTTCCATGGCATTCCATTAAAAAATACTTCTCTCTCTTGAATTCTTGAAATGAGAAAAAAGGCTCCTGAGGCCATAATCCTGTTTGTCTTAAACTCTTTGCTTTGAAAACCCATGAATCAAGGGCttaatttatgtaaaagtaatacaGGGTTCTTttatagtgctttatcacacccctagcgGTGTATTAGAAGGTGCTTTGGCGCAAtaagcagccaatcaaaccaggagcaCCTtgtctttacgataagtgcactgtgttcttttttaacatgcattacacaacacacaggacctacggctttatggtctatccgaaggatgaagcagtggttaagtgtcttgctttaggacacaagtgtcacgaccgtgaCTCGAAccacgctctgctgatcagatactCTAGAACTTTAGTCTGGTGCTCCGATCCGGTAGACCATGACACACCCTAAGTGATGTGAAGGTGGAACATTTGATTTAACACATTGTTTCTTTGATCTCTTAATGTTAGGTACTGATGCGTGATGCTCGTGGTGCGCTTGAAGACTTCCAGCTAGCTGTTAAGATGAGCCCTCTGTCTGCCCATGTTTACTTCAACAGAGGCAACCTTTATGCCTCCCTGCGCAGATATGAACTAGCAGAAAAAGACTACTCGGAAGGTAGGATATTTTATGTTGAAAAACCAAACTCACATGAGTGTTGGTTGATGTATTACTATAAATTTAGTACCATTCAATATTAAATATTACTATCAATAATAGTATCATTCAATATTAAACACAAACGAGTTTTATTTGGActgactgattttttttttttttttgcacaacaGCTCTCAAATTGCAGCCTGATGACCCTCTAGTTCACAAACGCAGGGCAGAAGTACGAGGTAAAATTGGCAGACGGGCGGATGCAGTCAAAGATTACAAGAGGGCGATTGAACTCCAGAGCAAGAAGCATCCGAGGTTGTAGAAATGATGAAATTAAACCTCTATAAACGATGGAGTTGCAAAGCTTGTAGCTTCAGATGAAATTAAACCTCTATGAACGAGGGAGTCGCAAAGCTTATCTAGCTTTGAATATGCTGATCAAGTTCCAAGGGAACCAAGTTAACAAcaattgggaaaaaatataaGTTTTGGGGATTATTATTGATATTGAATGATTAGTTAATCGAGTCAAATTGCTTTATAATACACCACATGAAAAGGTACTATTTTCGTTTAAGCCGAACACCCAGGCTTTTCAAGTTTTTATTTGAGAATTCGCCCCATGCGTAGCAGATGTCTTAAcagctattgaccccttgccacgatgccacgctcaccatgttggtggtcaataggcttacaTGTAAATGCCGCGTcacctgaataacacacgttgacattgaccaccaaaatggcgcatccaagattattctgatgatgacgtcaggtgaaatgggtcaataccaTCAAGTGTGCCTAAAGATGAGAGGccagtttgaatcatatttattagggaaacaatttgttaaatGTAATAATTGCACCAAGGATATGACAAACCTTGTTTTTTCAATTCCGTGTTTTTCCTCAATATGTGGTGAATGCACataatattgttaaaaatgaaGAAGCGCCGAGACTTCTGCTACACAGAGAGTACAAACATTAAcggttttaatttgtaaacttcttttttaaatgaatctacaaatagttttttttctcttcaacttctttatttatttatattgaaTAGTTTTTGTCATTACCGCACTGACGTATAATTCCGTCCAAAATTTTACGATACATGGAAATGTTTTGAGTGTTTATTCAggtatttttataataatacaaaatgtctGTAGTGTTTTATTGCGGAAAACTTCCTTCTATGTGTATATATGGAAAACAAAACGGAGAATTCCAATATTGGCAACGTTAGAAAAATTCTCGTTTTTCTGGTTACCAAAGTTTAGAGTCGGTTGCATTCTTGGTAATCTTACTGATGATATTCCGTCCAGATTCCCTTACTCTGTGTGTGAACTTACAAGTTTATGTAATATCGTATTGTTTAAATAAagccttttgaaaataattattaaatgatATTTGCTTCAAAACAAGGATAAACTTGGTGTGAAATTCCATAAAGAAAAACGCATGACAAgtgaaatttaatttaaaatttattcACTCAACCTTACAGATAATTATTAAGTAACTTATAACATTTGACTTATCTGGAGAAAGCGTTCATTCGGAACCCACCTAATGCTCCCCTTTGTTCCAGTTTTCAACTCCCAAATTCCCCATTGTAGCTGTATTGATGTATATCATTATGTTCATGGAAGGTCCATTGAATATTAATGGTTATAAAGGATCACAGTACAATGCAACATAACATTTTCAAGAATAGAAGACAAGGTacctctacaaaaaaaaaactaatacaaATAAGTAACATAAATcataaaagcaattttttttaattactttaaaaactGCAGATAATTAAAAATCCTAACATTAGGTTCAACAACTGACTTGAACCAAATAGttacttaaatttaaaacaaacaagtgaAATAGTTTCCACCATTTTCTGTGTATTGAGTAcagcgaaacctctctaataacATTGAGAGACCATTATCTGTAAAACCAGTAATCATCATgatacaactacatgtacatgtagacgcTTTGGTTGAACTTTTTAGAAACTGTTGTCTTGTTTAAGTGTCTGGACAAAACAATATGAAACataaatttggttttgttttagataCCGTACTACTATAACATGAAAAACATTGGAAGGTGTCAATTCAAGTAATGACCCTTGATTTAACCATTTGGTTGACTGGAAATAGGTCCAATCTTGCACTTGTTTGCAGTCGCTCTGTTTAAAGACAAACTGCACATTTTCAGGCTTATTAAGTTTCCATTCAAGATGGCATGCCACAAGGTCAATATAAATAGCAgggagaaaaaataaataatagtaaacttgtgggcacaaccatgtgtaaatctcactTTTTGGAGTGTTGGCTCTCACCAGTCAAgttaaaaaatgttaattttgccTTTTTCATTTTCTTCTAATGCCTTTGAATTGTTCAGCGTTTTCTCTTCTTGCGAGGAACCCTTTTTCTGCTGTCATTGCTTGAgctgctgctactgctactTGATGAGGTATCCGATTCGTCACTACTATCATCAGATGTAGACGAGTCTGAGCTATCCGAGTCACTACTTGAGGAGTCTGACGTATCACTCTCAGAATCCTCGCTATCTGATGAAGAAGAGCTTGTTGAACTGTGTCGCTTTTTAGATCTGTCGGCAAATAAAATTGTGGGAAAATAATAAgagtgaacaattattttgttagggTGCCTTTAGTTAGAAAcatgacttttttttatttattttttatttcaagaaagAAACTTGCCACAGTTCAGCAGAGATTGTATTTAGTTTTTACCTTTTGTCCTTTGTGTGTGTTGTGGCTTTAGCATCAGTCATTGGGCTGTCAAacgaaaagaacaaaatttgcaaTTCAGTATTTTTAAAACTGCATTTTGAT contains:
- the LOC117293370 gene encoding zinc finger CCHC domain-containing protein 10-like — encoded protein: MATYMAVAKAKNNQDKENVRCQKCLEIGHWTYECSGKRKYVQRTSRMSHLNKKIKQAKQEAETQLVPMTDAKATTHTKDKRSKKRHSSTSSSSSDSEDSESDTSDSSSSDSDSSDSSTSDDSSDESDTSSSSSSSSSSNDSRKRVPRKKRKR